A single window of Cydia strobilella chromosome 18, ilCydStro3.1, whole genome shotgun sequence DNA harbors:
- the LOC134749252 gene encoding allergen Tha p 1-like: protein MRVLLLCLGCLLAIVAAGDYDELLQTDTEVLLKDESKWKTLFNCLMGRGPCEVYEDIKDTLPKLVLSKCGECTPEQKKKFEKTMQQFLERYPEDFIALSNKYFPKPE from the exons ATGCGCGTACTCCTCCTGTGCTTGGGATGCCTGTTGGCGATCGTGGCGGCCGGAGACTACGACGAGCTATTACAAACCGATACCGAAGTGCTATTGAAAGACGAGTCAAAGTGGAAGACGCTTTTCAACTGCCTAATGGGCCGCGGCCCTTGTGAAGTGTATGAGGATATAAAAG ATACGCTGCCTAAACTTGTCCTGAGCAAGTGCGGAGAATGCACCCCTGAACAAAAGAAGAAATTTGAAAAGACCATGCAACAGTTTCTGGAGAGGTACCCCGAGGATTTTATCGCGCTATCTAATAAGTATTTCCCTAAGcctgaataa